GATTACATTTGGGTTAGTTTATTTTGGCTTTTTTGATGTAACGTTGTCTttgataaacaaaaatattaaataaaaaaaagtattaatcttcagagaagaagaaaaattgtTGGGgcatccccccccccccccccccaatagTTGTTGATAAATAGATTCACTTAGCTTATGTCTTTCACtttcaaaccgaacaaaaatCCTctcaaaatatagtttaatatttcttctttaataaattattaaaaaaaaatatttatgaaaatgatatataaaatatatactttatatatattatctttaaaatatgttaatataaattatatatttggattacctatttatattcattattttaactttttcaaCAATCAATCAAATATGATGATTCAATAAATTAGTTTGATCAGTTATATCTACATTTTTTGCATAAATTATTTGATCTGCAGTCTGCACTGTCTGTTTATTTGCACTATTGATTACGCCACTAATCGAATAAAAGTATTAATTTGTTGATCTGCAGTGAAAAGAATGAAAAGTGATGCATGCTGAGAGCCAATGCATGTAGGTTTGACTTTTTCTCCCTATTAATTGCTTATAAACAAAAGGCATTACTGTACTCTTCTTCTTGAATGCGTTTCAGTAACAATTTACACAGGACACTGTcgatgaaacctttgttgtttaACATTTTCTTCCTCTGTGAGTCTGTGACTACTAATAGCTTGCCGTAATGGAAATGGAAAAGAAACTGGAAAGACGCATATATACCATTCAGTAAAGTAActtatatttgttattttcattATGCCTTTAGGCCGGTCTATACAAATATGCAGGACATTGTTTCCTTGTGTAACAGTGTGTATAATCTATTTTGCTAAGTGGCTGTGATGTTAGCATGAGAAAAATAGTGGCTGGCGTGATTTTAAATCTCATTTTCTTTTGGGTAAGTGATAATAGAAAACTTGTAGCACCAAATTAGAAATTCTCCAATGGAATTCGAACCGTGTGGTTGTTTTTTACTCAATCTTGTGCttgcttcttcaactccttTGCCACAGTATAATATTCTGGACAATAGCATAAGTCGTGTTCACATAATGCTTTGTAATGCCTTGGCCTAAATATTAGCCAACATGTTATGTCTTGTGTTTGCCTGGTGTTACTTAATGCTATTTATACCTGACCATAGGGCCGTCAATGGCTTTTATACGTTGTCAATGCAAAGTCGTCGATTCAGTAAAGAATGCTATAGTAGTCGTGAATCTCCGTCGTCTCATGTCATTCTGTGAATCCATCAATTGGTTAATGCTCATAATCCACGACAACATCATATCATCACTCCATTGGATCCGTATATATATTGGAGCCATCATCCTTGAACATCTTCGTGAGTCGTGACTCGTGACCACCATCAAGTAGATAAATAATCACGTGGAGTGGAGACCAATGCTAATGAACTATATTTTGTCAAAGCAGAATCATGCAATCCAAATAAGGAATTTGTGCGTCttttttaatttccttttcaATATCAAATAACATAACGCACAACCTTAAAATAAAATCCAAAGTACatgattatttttcttttgtctttttgttattaaaccaagggcttatttgccaaataaccaaacaaaaaatgaaaattagattttgggagagagagtagagagagataggaagagaaagtaagagagaggggagaattttgattagttagtatatttaaatttttttcatgtATATAGGGTGCAATTTCCCTTAAACCAAAATcccaaataaaaacataaatttccaaaatatgaatcaaaaataaaagataaaaatagattaaaaaattcataattCATAGATCTTACCTCTGTTATTTTGATAAGTTTGAAAGAAATTACAATAGCTTTCTCAAAATTATTCATTAGCCAATATGCTTATTTATACAAAATGCCTAACtctataaacaaattatttacatatatgttaACAGTAAATATATCTATTTAAATATAAGGAAATTTACACAATTATTAAGTTTATACTATTACCGGAATTGCGTTAGGTAGTAGCTAGTCTAGGTTGTATATTTAGTTTGGTGTTAtggattcaattttttttttaactttggtgtgattttaaaaattttctagGTCCAAAGACTAATCATCAAGAGGTCCATAGAAATCTAGGTTTTATTGTCACTTAAAGCGTCTATGGTAGCCAAAGGATATCAAACTCATGGCGAAAATTTTAACCGAAACCTTTTTACCAATAAGCCAAGATCACTTGGTTGGATTCAGTTTCAAGGCATGTGACAGATGTTTTCCAGAATTCACTTGGATGGATTCAGTTTAGTGATGCATTCGATGGATTACTGCAAGttagagaaagaagaagctCTTGATCTCCTTCGTGGCAAGAAAGTCGCCGTTGGCTTCAAGAAATCTGCCATTGATTTGGCTTTAGAGTCTGCTTTAGCCAATCGAggtatatatacacacacataatAATTCTTCAGAAAAGTCGATTATtattccctccgtttcatagAGTTGAgcacacagattaagaaaatatttaattttgcatatttctaaaataaaaacatcattaccaatACATTTAACCACattttaaccaatagaaaaatatatttgaatataaagtcaataaattttgtactgaaattataaaacgacacttattttaaaacaaaaattttactcTACAATAACAATTAAATTGAAACGGAGTGAGTATTCAACAATTGATTAGCTTAGCATCCGTCACTCTTACCATTTGGCtcaattcaaaatataatatatgtagatACTAGGTGTTATACCCGCATATACGGGCATAGtgttcttataaatatttatctatttataactattaaatcaaaatcaacataataaattattaattatgtttttaaaaagataaatcaaatactaaaatttatatccatactattatttacgaagtaaatttttgcaacggagctctcacgttaaaatttaaagcggttaatatcgtttatacccttaatgaataaagtatctaaattaatcaaaaataaatacgaatttcaaatctatctgaataaaaaaatttcgtAAATAACTTGCAACatagctctcacgttaaaagctATATTTTAGGTTCGACTTGGATCGTGGTTCTGATTGGCAAAATCAAACCGTTATTAACAAGTTTGGAAATAATTAACCAGCGGAttcataattaactatatttcgatcattaaatataaatctaatatgatacccaaaaataaacaaaatatgtaaattttgcAGGAGAAGGTGGACAAGCATGCACAATGGTGGTGAGAACAACACATTGGGTGATTCCGCATTATTGGGTGTGGGGTCTACCATTCTTCTTGTTCTACTCTACGATAGCTGCTCAGTTCCTCCATGATAAGCCTAACCGAAGCTTCCTTAGAACCCTCTTTTGCCTCCTATTCTCTCTTCTGGTCAGTGATCTTAATTTTGTCTCTATAAATTGCGTTAGTTTATGTGGATTGACTAAGTTTTTGTAAGCATGTGAAAAACAGCGAGCTATGGTATCAAAATTCATCGAATCATATGTTACCTGGAAGCTTCCTCTAGAGAAATATGGTCTTAAACCGGACCATCCTTTTGAAGAAGACTATGCTTCTTGTCAAATGGCGATCATACCGGAGAATTTCTTCGAGGAAGCGGATAAAGGGATGATCCGTTTTAAGAAAACACCAAAATGGTGCTTTTGTGATGAAGGGATTGAGTTTGAGGATGGGACTACGCTAGAAGCTGATGTTGTGATACTCGCGACTGGTTATGATGGAGACAAGAAACTAAAAGCCATTATTCCTGAACCATTTCGAAGTTGGCTTGAGTTTCCATGGGGTCTCATGCCGTTGTACAGGTACTTAATTAAAATCTCGTACAAATTTTTGAatgaaaagatgaaaaaaaacaatactgTATCTGAAACGCTAATCCGTTGGTGCACAATTCAAGCATATGGAGTATATTAATTCTTATGCTAATTTAAAACTCAACCGTTGGTTATAATAGCaaatactaataaataaatttcaggGGAACAATCCATCCATTGATACCAAACATGGGCTTCGTGGGATACGTTCAAAGTAACTCGAACGTACGCGCATCAGAGTTACGTTCCATGTGGTTAAACCGGCTCATGGATGAGAAATTCAAATTACCAAGCAAAGAGAAAATGTTGTACCAATTCTATAAAGAAATGAAAGTGATGAAAAAATCAAGCAGATTCTATAAAAATCACTGCATTTCTACTTTCAGCATCCAACATGCTGATGATCTATGTAATGACATGGGACTCAATCCTCGGAGAAAATCCAACTTGTTCCTTGACGTATTTTGTCCTTATGGTTCTCAAGATTATCGATTCGATCAAGaagaaactaaataaatatactaCAACAAGAAGTGTAACAAGTGTTGTTCAAAGGTGGTGCAAGACTGGCCACAACGAAGCTACTTGCAAGAATCCAACATAATCTACGTAGCTGGAAGCTATTTTCATTACATTATAGACTATTAGACTTTATCTACTCAATAATTTGTGATTTGGACGTCTTTGGTTTTAGCGTCCATCTCCGGATCGCCCTAGCATTATGTTCtaagatttgtttcctttttctgCTTTGCTTGGTCTTTGTTGTGGTTTTTGTTTGGATTTGAAAAGGATGATAATCAGGATGAATTTTGGCATGCTTATCAAAAATTGATCAGAATGAAAAGGGGGCAGGATCTTTGTTATAGCTCAGAATCTAGGATTTATGATTGCCCAATTTTCAAATCATGTAATGATTTAAGATCCTTACTTGGCCCAGACTCATTAGCTTACAATACTGAACAGGTAGATTATTATAGACAAACAATTTGGAGATATGCAATGAGTTTACGTATTATGTGTACATGTAATGTGTGTGTGGGTGTACTATATTCTTCTATTCTGCGGGAGTGTTTGTGGGTTATACGCTTAAGAGACGGATCCGAAGATGGGCTTCTAAATAGCTGAAAACTATCAAACATGATTAAACTCCAACCTCTATGTTGCTTCtttctctgaatttttttttttttttgtaacagacTGTGATTTTGCTAGAGTTTAACAATTTAGACAAGGCATTTTGTCCATGAAACCtttcttgttttatattttcttcctCTGCGACTACAAATAGCTTGAGGTAATGGAAATACAAATTGGGGCAGCTCTGGAAAAAGACCTATATATCATTTAGTAAAGTACttatatttgtgttattttCATGCCTTTAGGCCGGTCTATACAAATAGTATATATGATCTATTTTCCTAAATGGCTATGAACTTAGTATGAGAAAAATAGTGGCTGGCGTCATTTTAAATCTCACTTTCTTTAAAGTGATGATAGAAGCTTGACTTGTAGCATCGAATTAGAAATTTTCCTTATGGAACTCGAACCTTGTGGTTGTCTTTTGACTCATTTCCTGTGCttgcttcttcaactccttTGCCACGGTTGGTATGCCACAGTAAAACACTCCTGCACAATAACACAAGTAATTTTCACATAATCATCTGTAATGCCTTGAGCTATATATTACCAAACAGGCTCTTTCTTGTGTTTGTCTGGTGTTACTTATTGCTATTGCAATCATTGtatagaataatattttaccgACTGTTGAATTTGGATGCTTTCTTGCTATGCTACCAAAAACTTCCTTCCAGTTGGGTCTTGCAAAATGTGTTCTCACCTGTTCAAATGAATGAGGTTATATCCTTGTTAGTGGTTAGGTAACATTGGGACATAGTGTTGGTCTAATGATATGTAACACTTCTTCTTACCCGTGTTCCGGATAGAATATCAACTCCATGTTTGGCATGGTTCAAAGCCTGGACCATCTTTATCAGGGTTGATCTTGCATCTCCTTCATCATATACACTTGTAAGATAGTTGTGCAACTCAATCTGGCCCTGTCTCACGAGAAAGATGAATGAATATGTTAGTATCGCGATCAAGCAAGCTAACTGGTGATGGGAAATAGAAGAAGATATGTTGGTGTTAAGTACTCTGTAGTCCATGTCTGatatctcctccatcactcCTCTAAACCATTCAACCGATCCTGGCTCCCTTGTGACCCAGTAAAAGTGAGCCTTCACTGCCTTTTTTTCCCCTCCTTGTGTTGAAGTTGGGGTCGGTGTGGTATATGAAGATGTATAGCTATTCCAGCTAAAATCTGATCTGCTGAACTCATTTAACTGTGCCATATGAAGTTAGAGATACTATAAGGTTCCTTATAAGATTCAACTTATCTGGTGCATTGAAACAGGCTTACTATCTGTTCATCTCTTGAATTGTTCATGAGATCCTTGAGGATGCTTATGAAAGGAGTAGCTCCTATTCCCAATCCAATGAGGAGCAAGACATCATAACTTCTGTAGTCCTGTGCTGGAGCTCCATATGGACCGTCTACTAGTAACTTCGGTCGGCTGCCAATGCAAGATCAACAAGGCATGTTAATACAACTAAGTATTGTAATGAAAGTAAGAGGAAGCAAAGAAGGTGTCTTGGAGTTTACTCTTGTAAGTCAATATTGCAATGGGCAGCGAATTTTGTTCTCCCAATCACGCATGTTGAAAGATCTTTGCCCACTGTTAGAACTCGTTGTAGCTCCTCTGTCCAGTCTCCTTGTGTTCTGATATGAATACTAAGTTGTTCATCTCCTGGTGCAGAGGTAATAGAAAAAGGGTGCCTGGAAAGGTTTAGGTAACATCTACATATGTGAAAACTAAAGATGTTTGCTAAACATTATGAGGAGTTTGGCATCAGTTACTCACCATTCAAATCTAGAGATTGTTGGACATTGCAAGAATATGTACTGACCACTCTTGTACTTAAACCCAGGAGGCTTTGACATGATTATGCTGAGTACTTCCCCTGGTAGCATAGAAACCTTAAGGATTTTGACAGAGTAATGGTTGGACCTACAAGCTCGTATACTTCGTTCTGCTGCATAGAGCATCAGAGGAACCGAGATGTACATCCATGTCTGAGAGGTTTCAACAGCAACACATTTAGGTTTCAAGACATTTTGAACATATAGCTTTAAGAGCAAAGGTCATGCTTACAGTTTTTTGATACCACTTATCAGCAAAGAAGAGTAAGGTCCCATGCACAATGAGCATAATGTAGACAACCACTAGAAGGTGATGAGTGTACCAGAATGCGTTAAAGCCAGTTAACCGATCAAGTGGTGCCGGTAGACTCACACGGTTTCTCCTGAAATGAGTTGATGCTAATGTGAATGCGATGGTTGTCAAGATCACCATAGAGATCCCAGTGATCCCTTCTGCACCTGTCATCAGGTCTTTAAATGTGGGCTTAACACCATTGAAGGGAGAAGCAATCAAGGCAAAATCTTCTGGAGTTGAGTTTATAATCCGTGGAAAGTCACATGCTAAATGAGTACCAGCATGAACAAGTATCCCAATCACTATGGCACAAGCAATAATCTGAAACACAAACAGAGAGGTCATGGCCGGATCTGAGCACATCCCAATGAAATATTGGCCGTAGACTCCAATTTTCTTGGAAATTATATACATAGACATAGTCCCTAAATtatgagaaaaaatattttgtattattacCTTATGGAAGTTGATATTATCATCAAAAGGAACAAAAGCTCGAGCGCGTGTTGATCTAAGCCAAGTCAAGGTGTTTCTACAGACAGGTAACAGAACTAGAGCCATGTTGAGCTTGAGAGTCTCTGCAGCTCCTTTAGCAGTGGTTAAACAATAGCCCATGACCTTAAAAGCAGCTTTGTCTCTGTACTGTAAGAACTTCCAGACAAAGAGAATGGCCATGACGGTGAACCATAGTAACAGCACCCATATTCGTTGCCAGTTATCTAGAACCAAACACTGAAGCTTTCGTCTACATTTTAGAACCACACTACGAGGTTTAATTAGATTCCGTCTTGGTGTAGTTATGCCAACACTTGCCGTGCTAAGCGGTCTACTGTAGTCCATGTACGTGTCTCTCTGAAGTAAGAGTGTCTCGAGTTGCCATAACTGAAACAACATGGATGGTCCTTGATATAGTGTTTTTGAAGATTAAGAGTACATTGTATGCTGTTTACCTCGATGTATCCAAAATTCTCTGGATCAAGTTCTTCCATGATCAGAGATGCGTACTCTTCTGCTTGTTCCTTGAGTTTTGCTAACTTGTTTGCTGATGCACTTAGCATTAAGAGCTGTGTTTCAAAAGTTAAACgttaatttgattatcttaaACGCAATGTAGGCGTTTGCAActatatgttaaaataaaataatattacttcTTTGATTTCTTCTTTGGTGATCCTCCCGTCTTCATTGCTATCAGCCCTATAACAAACAGgtagcatttaaaaaaaattagaaacacTGACAACTTAAAAAGTATAACAGCATTATTCAACGAAAAACAATACTAATTACCAACAAATATACAAGCAAAAACATATGTTTCACAAAAATGACTGAATAACTGAAAAATAATGTTGAAATAAatgtttggtaaaaaaaaacataagaacaAGGCCTCTTTCCTAAAAGCTTTACTTGCAAGAAACTATTAGCGGGAAGAAAGATGAAAGATGAAAGatgaaacaattttttgaaaatctggTAAAAGTTTGTTTTACTGGGCCAATTAAACCGCAGCCCAATAGTCAAACTCactcaaaagtttttttttttaacccaCTCAAATGTTGTTCACCGTTGATTGCGTGAACTAACAGATCCAACGGCTAAGAACATCACGTTATTTAAATGATGCATCTATCTATCAACAAGGATATAGTTAACATTTTGCTTGCATTGCCTTAGACATATATACCTAACACATAACTTAGTGAATTTGTGGTAGTCTCACTAAAGAGATAACAACATTTTTCCAATCAAGAAGTGATTCATTAGCTAATGGTTTCATGAATCAGCAAAATTTACTGAGCAATTTATGATATAACCAGCTAAATAACCCAAATTTAAAACCGCAAGTTGCGATCATCTATCTGCATTATTGAGAAATCAGGATACTAAACagataaaagtattaaaattacCCATAAACAATTCGTCAATCATTGTTGTCATCAACAACTAATTATACGCTGCACATGGTCAATACATTTGTTTTCTTATGCTTTGCGTTATTCCCGTAACAGTTATAAACGTAAAGACAAACCAAAAtgtattaaagaaaaaatactttaaaagaaagaaagagaaagagagtgtcGGAAACGTACATATCAAAGAAGATTTGAAGACGCGCGTCGAAGCTTTGGTCAGAAATGAGTAACCAGAAATCATGAAGCTCATCTTTTGTTATCTTCTCCAGCTTCTGCCTTCTCCTTCGAGCCAAAGCGTCGAACACACTCACCGCGAACTCTTTTGAATCCTTCATCCCTATCTCAAACAAGAGTTTGTTATTCAGAGTCCGTTCGTGACATAACGAAATGAATATTGGTTTTTTGGTCTCAaaatttttgaaagttaaaTATATCTAGACATAATtaccaaattattttttttttttaaaaataattttttttctaaattgtttTTGGCTCCCAAAATCTTAAGTTGTGAATACTGTAGATGATTCTTATTTCTAGGGTTTATTGTTTCGCTTACCAACGCACTCTCCGAAATATTCTCGCGCAAGCAACCCTTCTTTAGAAAGCGTTTCGAATCTCTTTTCAACTTTCTTCCACATCTCATCGCAATCGCAGTCCCAACCGCAACCGCAGCTGTTTCCTTTGGTTGTCTTGTTGATAAACTGTAACCCTTGTAACGCTCTTTGGGCGCTTGACCTCGTTCGCTGCAGCTTCACCTCTTCCTTCCGTTTATCTCTCGCGGACATGATCGGTGTCTCTCTCCCCTGACTTTCTATATCTCTCTCCCGGCCGACAGAAGTCGTTGTTCTTGTCGAGTCCGACCTTAGTAGCTTCCCCAACGTCTGCCGTATCCTCCCAAACCTTCCCGTCTCAATCGAGATCTCTCGCGCGCCTACTGAAGAAACCGTCGTTCTTGACGACTCCGACCTTAGTAACTTCTCCAGTGTCTGCCTGATCCTCGCAGGAGCCGTTGATAGATTCCTCATTAGTCTTGGCCGTGTATCAACAGACGCCGCCTCTGACATTCCGCAGACGACAATGGAGTCGTCGCCGTCGAGCTCAAGAGTCACCTCCACGAGCTCCCTCTTCCAGCTGCTTCCGCTTCCATTACGACTCAAACTGCTGAGGAAAATCGGCAGCATTGCGCCGCCGGCAACTGGTGAAGGTCTTAGCTCCACGCCGTCGTCGTCATTGGAGAGACTAAAATTTGAGAAGCTCTTGGGAGATAACTTCATGTGGAAGACTAATCAACCAAACACCTACACTCATTTACGTGTATatgtaatttaaataaaattaaatatattccCTCTCTATTTTCAGCCATCGccagagaagagaagaaaatcaagaaggtgagaaaaataataataaggaaAGAGGATATGAAAACAAGAGAGGCACTTCTCAACCGATCAATACAAAGACTTGCACACAATTTTCAACgctcaaattttattttgtgtgtgtgGCTAAGTCATGTTTCACAGTTGTtgcctttctttcttttttcttgttgaTGTATTCTTTTTTCCTATCTACTTAAACTAACtatattgttattattttgaaataaatataaagagTAGTTGGTGTTGTTTACCACAAAGAAAAAATGGATGAGAATATATTAACATTGTGTTATGGTCTAACGTATGTGACTCATTcacaatatttaatttattagcCGCCGGAATCAATGTTAAAAAGAACAATTACCACGATCAAATCATTAATCACAACCTAATTATTACAAACTTGCATGGTATTAATTCACAATATTTAACTAGTACAGAGTTTATAGCCGCCGAAATTAATGTTAAAAAGAACTATTACTACGAATTACATCATTAATCACAACCTAgtcattaaaaataacaaactaaTTAGTATTGAATACAAACTTGAATGATAATAATCGGTATTAGTGATCTGTTGTGGGTTACCTTGATGAATATGCAAAGGAAGGAGAAAGAATTGTTGTCTGATACGCTGGCAGAAACTTAGGAGATTAGGCCACGTAGAGGCTTCGATGACAGAATCAGTTACTTATATGTTGCCCTTACTCTTTAATTAATAGTATGAAATAGCAAGGGAGAAGACAAGAATTACGTAATTATTTTCTACgctatatatatttagaagaaaaaaaaaagatgaattggcaaagacaaaagacaaaagacaaagaagaaggtgGTCGAGAGTTGTAATGTAATGAAAGTAGACCGgcgatatatatatacaaggaggCTTTCAATGAACATAAACTTATGGTTCAGGTTTTAGTGACTACTAAACCTAAATGCTACGCTTTGTCGCAAAGCAGTACATAAGCCGATGTTGTACGTCCTAAGTTTCGAGTACCTCCTCCCCTTCTAGAATATTTAACATGTGTTGCCTACTCTCAGATTGTTTAATGGGCTTCTCTTGGCTCTATTAGTTAGTATGTGTTGTCGGCCGAATCAGTTTCATACCATTTGTCACACTTTCATCATTTACTAGCGCTTGGGTCAGTTtccaaaatattaataatatgtagTCGATTGCTATTTGTTGGAAGATTTTATAAGCTCTGTTAATATGAGGTGTTGTGGAATTATGAGTCTAGAAAACTCTTTGCAGTTAAATGTTATTTGGTTGATTGTAATTCTCACTATTTTAAACCAATCTGGATTTCATACCTTTTCAATTGAGAATGAGTTTACAAGATACCGAATCTTAGACTAGTCCATGAGACTATTTAACAAAGTAAAGATCACTACGAactcttttgaaaatttaataatttgtttaaaaatttcaacaTATTTTAAGCTAATACAGatcttaaaacaaaatattcaataattatacataattGCAAAACGTATGCATGTGGTGATTAAAAACATA
The nucleotide sequence above comes from Brassica napus cultivar Da-Ae chromosome A9, Da-Ae, whole genome shotgun sequence. Encoded proteins:
- the LOC106363818 gene encoding probable flavin-containing monooxygenase 1 — protein: MFSRIHLDGFSLVMHSMDYCKLEKEEALDLLRGKKVAVGFKKSAIDLALESALANRGEGGQACTMVVRTTHWVIPHYWRAMVSKFIESYVTWKLPLEKYGLKPDHPFEEDYASCQMAIIPENFFEEADKGMIRFKKTPKWCFCDEGIEFEDGTTLEADVVILATGYDGDKKLKAIIPEPFRSWLEFPWGLMPLYRGTIHPLIPNMGFVGYVQSNSNVRASELRSMWLNRLMDEKFKLPSKEKMLYQFYKEMKVMKKSSRFYKNHCISTFSIQHADDLCNDMGLNPRRKSNLFLDVFCPYGSQDYRFDQEETK
- the LOC106365350 gene encoding respiratory burst oxidase homolog protein E isoform X2 — its product is MKLSPKSFSNFSLSNDDDGVELRPSPVAGGAMLPIFLSSLSRNGSGSSWKRELVEVTLELDGDDSIVVCGMSEAASVDTRPRLMRNLSTAPARIRQTLEKLLRSESSRTTVSSVGAREISIETGRFGRIRQTLGKLLRSDSTRTTTSVGRERDIESQGRETPIMSARDKRKEEVKLQRTRSSAQRALQGLQFINKTTKGNSCGCGWDCDCDEMWKKVEKRFETLSKEGLLAREYFGECVGMKDSKEFAVSVFDALARRRRQKLEKITKDELHDFWLLISDQSFDARLQIFFDMADSNEDGRITKEEIKELLMLSASANKLAKLKEQAEEYASLIMEELDPENFGYIELWQLETLLLQRDTYMDYSRPLSTASVGITTPRRNLIKPRSVVLKCRRKLQCLVLDNWQRIWVLLLWFTVMAILFVWKFLQYRDKAAFKVMGYCLTTAKGAAETLKLNMALVLLPVCRNTLTWLRSTRARAFVPFDDNINFHKIIACAIVIGILVHAGTHLACDFPRIINSTPEDFALIASPFNGVKPTFKDLMTGAEGITGISMVILTTIAFTLASTHFRRNRVSLPAPLDRLTGFNAFWYTHHLLVVVYIMLIVHGTLLFFADKWYQKTTWMYISVPLMLYAAERSIRACRSNHYSVKILKVSMLPGEVLSIIMSKPPGFKYKSGQYIFLQCPTISRFEWHPFSITSAPGDEQLSIHIRTQGDWTEELQRVLTVGKDLSTCVIGRTKFAAHCNIDLQDRPKLLVDGPYGAPAQDYRSYDVLLLIGLGIGATPFISILKDLMNNSRDEQILNEFSRSDFSWNSYTSSYTTPTPTSTQGGEKKAVKAHFYWVTREPGSVEWFRGVMEEISDMDYRGQIELHNYLTSVYDEGDARSTLIKMVQALNHAKHGVDILSGTRVRTHFARPNWKEVFGSIARKHPNSTVGVFYCGIPTVAKELKKQAQEMSQKTTTRFEFHKENF
- the LOC106365350 gene encoding respiratory burst oxidase homolog protein E isoform X1, yielding MKLSPKSFSNFSLSNDDDGVELRPSPVAGGAMLPIFLSSLSRNGSGSSWKRELVEVTLELDGDDSIVVCGMSEAASVDTRPRLMRNLSTAPARIRQTLEKLLRSESSRTTVSSVGAREISIETGRFGRIRQTLGKLLRSDSTRTTTSVGRERDIESQGRETPIMSARDKRKEEVKLQRTRSSAQRALQGLQFINKTTKGNSCGCGWDCDCDEMWKKVEKRFETLSKEGLLAREYFGECVGMKDSKEFAVSVFDALARRRRQKLEKITKDELHDFWLLISDQSFDARLQIFFDMADSNEDGRITKEEIKELLMLSASANKLAKLKEQAEEYASLIMEELDPENFGYIELWQLETLLLQRDTYMDYSRPLSTASVGITTPRRNLIKPRSVVLKCRRKLQCLVLDNWQRIWVLLLWFTVMAILFVWKFLQYRDKAAFKVMGYCLTTAKGAAETLKLNMALVLLPVCRNTLTWLRSTRARAFVPFDDNINFHKVIIQNIFSHNLGTMSMYIISKKIGVYGQYFIGMCSDPAMTSLFVFQIIACAIVIGILVHAGTHLACDFPRIINSTPEDFALIASPFNGVKPTFKDLMTGAEGITGISMVILTTIAFTLASTHFRRNRVSLPAPLDRLTGFNAFWYTHHLLVVVYIMLIVHGTLLFFADKWYQKTTWMYISVPLMLYAAERSIRACRSNHYSVKILKVSMLPGEVLSIIMSKPPGFKYKSGQYIFLQCPTISRFEWHPFSITSAPGDEQLSIHIRTQGDWTEELQRVLTVGKDLSTCVIGRTKFAAHCNIDLQDRPKLLVDGPYGAPAQDYRSYDVLLLIGLGIGATPFISILKDLMNNSRDEQILNEFSRSDFSWNSYTSSYTTPTPTSTQGGEKKAVKAHFYWVTREPGSVEWFRGVMEEISDMDYRGQIELHNYLTSVYDEGDARSTLIKMVQALNHAKHGVDILSGTRVRTHFARPNWKEVFGSIARKHPNSTVGVFYCGIPTVAKELKKQAQEMSQKTTTRFEFHKENF